In a genomic window of Streptococcus mitis NCTC 12261:
- a CDS encoding CynX/NimT family MFS transporter yields MKKQSLFFVPGIILIGVSLRTPFTVLPIILGDISQGLGVEVSSLGVLTSLPLLMFTLFSLFSTRLAQKIGLEHLFTYSLFFLTIGSLIRLINLPLLYLGTLMVGASIAVINVLLPSLIQANQPKKIGFLTTLYVTSMGVATALASYLAVPITQASSWKGLIILLTLLCLATFLVWLPNHRYNHRLAPQTKQKSKAKVMRNKQVWAVIVFAGFQSLLFYTAMTWLPTMAIHAGLSSHEAGLLTSIFSLISIPFSMTIPSLTTSLSTRNRQLMLALVSLAGVVGISMLFFPINNFFYWLAIHLLIGTATSALFPYLMVNFSLKTSAPEKTAQLSGLSQTGGYILAAFGPTLFGYSFDLFHSWVPAVAALLLVDILMTVALFTVDRADKIL; encoded by the coding sequence ATGAAAAAGCAATCACTCTTTTTTGTTCCAGGTATTATACTAATTGGTGTTTCCTTGCGGACTCCTTTTACTGTTTTACCCATTATTTTGGGAGATATTTCGCAAGGACTGGGAGTAGAAGTTAGTTCGCTTGGTGTCTTGACCAGCCTTCCTCTCCTCATGTTTACCCTCTTCTCGCTATTTTCTACCCGACTGGCTCAAAAAATCGGCTTGGAGCATCTCTTCACCTACAGCCTTTTCTTCTTGACCATAGGTTCTCTCATTCGACTAATCAATCTGCCCCTGCTCTATCTAGGAACCTTGATGGTTGGGGCAAGTATCGCAGTCATCAATGTGCTGCTTCCTAGTCTTATCCAAGCCAATCAACCAAAGAAAATTGGTTTTCTGACTACCTTATATGTAACCTCTATGGGGGTTGCGACGGCTCTGGCCTCCTATCTGGCTGTGCCTATTACACAAGCCAGTTCTTGGAAAGGACTTATCATCCTCCTCACCCTGCTCTGCCTTGCAACTTTTTTGGTCTGGCTACCTAATCACCGCTATAATCACAGACTGGCTCCACAAACCAAACAAAAAAGCAAAGCAAAGGTCATGCGTAATAAACAGGTCTGGGCAGTTATTGTCTTTGCAGGTTTTCAATCCTTGCTCTTTTACACCGCTATGACCTGGCTACCTACCATGGCCATCCATGCAGGCCTATCCAGTCACGAAGCTGGCTTGCTGACTTCTATCTTCTCTCTGATTAGCATTCCTTTTTCAATGACCATCCCAAGCCTGACAACCAGCTTGTCTACTCGCAACCGTCAGCTCATGCTCGCTCTGGTTTCACTAGCTGGTGTGGTCGGCATTTCCATGCTCTTCTTCCCAATCAATAATTTCTTTTACTGGCTTGCCATCCATCTCCTCATCGGAACCGCAACCAGCGCCCTCTTCCCCTATCTCATGGTCAACTTTTCACTCAAGACAAGCGCCCCTGAAAAGACTGCCCAATTGTCTGGTTTATCTCAAACAGGAGGCTATATCCTAGCAGCCTTTGGGCCAACCCTCTTTGGTTACAGTTTTGACCTTTTCCACTCTTGGGTGCCAGCTGTAGCTGCCCTCTTACTCGTCGATATCCTGATGACTGTGGCCCTCTTTACAGTGGACAGAGCTGATAAAATCCTTTAA
- a CDS encoding PadR family transcriptional regulator, whose amino-acid sequence MYFPTSSALIEFLILAVLEQDDSYGYEISQTIKLIANIKESTLYPILKKLEGNSFLTTYSREFQGRMRKYYSLTNGGIEQLVTLKDEWALYTDTINGIIEGSIRHDKN is encoded by the coding sequence ATGTACTTTCCAACATCCTCTGCCTTGATTGAATTTCTCATCTTGGCCGTACTGGAGCAGGATGATTCTTATGGTTATGAGATTAGCCAGACCATTAAGCTTATCGCTAACATCAAAGAATCTACGCTCTATCCCATTCTCAAAAAATTGGAAGGCAATAGCTTTCTGACAACCTATTCTAGAGAGTTCCAAGGTCGCATGCGCAAATACTACTCCTTGACAAATGGTGGTATAGAACAGCTCGTGACCCTGAAAGATGAATGGGCACTCTATACAGACACCATTAATGGCATCATAGAAGGGAGTATCCGCCATGACAAGAACTGA
- a CDS encoding DUF1700 domain-containing protein, giving the protein MTRTEYLTQLELYLKKLPQADQIEAMDYFRELFDDAGVEGEEELIASLGTPKEAAHEVLSNLLDKKINEAPDQKNNRQILHIALLALLAAPIGIPLGIAILVSLFAIFVAALTVILAFFAVSILGIIGGFLFLVESFTVLAQAKSAFILIFGAGLLAIGASSLVLLGISYVARFFGLLIVRLVQFVLKKGKRGDQHA; this is encoded by the coding sequence ATGACAAGAACTGAATACCTGACTCAGCTAGAACTCTATCTCAAAAAACTGCCTCAGGCTGACCAAATTGAAGCCATGGACTATTTCAGGGAACTCTTTGACGATGCTGGAGTCGAAGGAGAAGAAGAACTCATCGCTAGCTTAGGAACTCCTAAGGAAGCAGCTCACGAAGTTCTCTCCAATCTTCTCGATAAAAAAATCAATGAAGCACCCGATCAAAAGAATAACCGACAAATTTTGCATATCGCCTTGTTAGCTCTCCTTGCAGCCCCCATCGGTATTCCTCTGGGAATCGCCATCCTCGTGTCCCTGTTCGCAATCTTTGTGGCAGCCTTGACTGTCATTCTGGCTTTCTTTGCAGTTTCCATACTTGGTATCATCGGCGGATTCCTATTTTTAGTTGAAAGTTTCACTGTCTTAGCCCAAGCTAAATCAGCCTTTATCTTGATTTTTGGTGCTGGTTTACTGGCTATCGGTGCTTCTTCGCTAGTCTTACTAGGTATTTCCTATGTAGCCCGCTTCTTCGGCCTACTCATTGTTCGCCTGGTGCAATTTGTTCTCAAAAAAGGAAAGAGAGGTGACCAGCATGCGTAA
- a CDS encoding DUF4097 family beta strand repeat-containing protein, whose translation MRKWTKGFLIFGVVTTVIGFILLFVGIQSDGIKSLLAMSKEPVYDSRMEELTFGKEVENLEITLHQHALTITDSLDDQIHISYHPSLSAHHDLVTNQNDKTLSLTDKKLSETPFLSSGIGGILHIASSYSRRFEEVILQVPKGRTLKGINVSANRGQTTIINASLENATLNTNGYLLRIEGSRIKNSKLTTPNIVNIFDTDLTDSQLESTEKHFHAENIQVHGKVELVAKTDLQLLLSEEEKQRINLDLSTKHGSILHFLREGRRSFNNEENKAERLSNPYKTEKADAKDQLIARAEQDIYLLKSEEHESSSRNR comes from the coding sequence ATGCGTAAATGGACAAAAGGATTTCTCATTTTTGGTGTAGTGACTACCGTTATCGGATTTATCCTGCTCTTTGTAGGCATCCAATCTGACGGGATCAAGAGCCTACTTGCCATGTCCAAGGAACCTGTCTATGATAGTCGGATGGAAGAGCTGACCTTTGGTAAGGAAGTCGAAAACCTAGAGATCACTCTCCACCAACACGCGCTGACCATCACAGACTCTTTGGATGATCAAATCCACATTTCTTATCATCCATCACTCTCTGCTCACCATGATCTTGTTACGAATCAAAACGATAAAACGCTGAGCCTCACTGATAAGAAACTGTCTGAAACTCCATTTCTCTCTTCTGGAATTGGCGGGATTCTCCATATCGCAAGTAGCTACTCTCGTCGTTTTGAAGAAGTTATTCTACAAGTTCCAAAAGGAAGAACTCTAAAAGGAATCAACGTGTCAGCCAATCGTGGACAAACCACCATCATAAATGCTAGCCTTGAAAATGCAACTCTCAATACAAATGGTTATCTCCTCCGAATTGAAGGAAGTCGTATCAAAAACAGTAAACTCACAACCCCTAATATCGTCAATATCTTTGATACAGACCTTACAGATAGTCAGCTAGAGTCAACAGAGAAGCACTTCCACGCTGAAAATATCCAAGTACACGGTAAGGTGGAATTGGTGGCGAAAACAGACCTACAACTGCTACTTTCCGAAGAAGAAAAACAAAGAATCAACTTAGATCTTTCAACAAAACATGGTTCTATTCTTCATTTTTTAAGAGAAGGAAGGCGTTCGTTTAACAACGAAGAAAACAAAGCTGAACGATTAAGCAATCCTTATAAAACAGAAAAAGCAGATGCAAAAGATCAACTCATCGCAAGGGCAGAACAGGATATCTATCTACTCAAATCAGAGGAACACGAGTCTTCTTCTAGAAATCGTTGA
- a CDS encoding DUF6574 domain-containing protein has product MKQEWFESNDFVKTTSKNKPEEQDQEVADKTEETIADLDTPIEKNTQVEEEVSQAEVKLESQQKETIETPEDSEARTEIEEKKALDSTEEEQDLSKETEKVTIAEESQEALPQQKPTTKEPLLISQSLESPYIPDQAPKSTDRWKEQALDFWSWLVEVIKSPTSSLETSSTHSYTAFLLLILFSASSFFFSIYHIKHAYYGHIATMHNHFPEQFASLNLFSIISILVATTLFFFSFLLGSFVVRRFIHQEKDWTLEKVLQQYSQLLAIPIFLTAIASFFAFFDSLRFTALLCVISIGIILLASLHIITRPSQSSETDSFYQLFLSVLVNGVIILLFFVAEVALIGDYLRILTFL; this is encoded by the coding sequence ATGAAACAAGAATGGTTTGAAAGTAATGATTTTGTAAAAACAACAAGCAAGAACAAACCTGAAGAGCAAGATCAAGAGGTTGCAGACAAGACTGAAGAAACGATAGCCGACCTCGATACACCAATTGAAAAAAATACTCAAGTAGAGGAGGAAGTCTCTCAAGCTGAAGTCAAACTGGAAAGCCAGCAAAAAGAGACAATTGAAACGCCTGAAGACAGTGAAGCAAGAACAGAAATAGAAGAAAAGAAAGCATTAGATTCTACTGAAGAAGAGCAAGATCTTTCTAAAGAAACAGAAAAAGTCACTATAGCTGAAGAGAGTCAAGAAGCACTTCCTCAGCAAAAACCAACCACGAAAGAGCCCCTTCTTATCAGTCAATCCTTAGAAAGTCCCTATATCCCCGACCAAGCTCCAAAATCTACGGATAGATGGAAAGAGCAAGCGCTTGATTTTTGGTCTTGGCTAGTGGAAGTAATCAAATCTCCTACAAGCAGTCTTGAAACAAGTAGCACACACAGTTACACAGCCTTTCTTTTGCTCATTCTGTTTTCTGCATCTTCCTTTTTCTTTAGTATCTACCACATCAAACATGCTTACTATGGACATATAGCAACTATGCATAATCACTTCCCTGAACAATTTGCTTCATTAAATCTCTTTTCGATTATCTCTATCCTAGTAGCAACAACACTCTTCTTCTTTTCATTCCTCTTGGGTAGTTTCGTCGTGAGACGATTTATCCACCAGGAAAAAGACTGGACGCTAGAAAAGGTTCTCCAACAATATAGTCAACTCTTGGCAATTCCAATCTTCCTCACTGCCATTGCTAGTTTCTTTGCCTTCTTTGACAGCCTACGATTTACAGCCCTCTTGTGTGTGATTAGCATTGGAATCATTCTGCTTGCCAGTCTCCATATCATTACAAGACCAAGTCAATCAAGTGAAACCGACTCCTTCTATCAATTATTCTTGTCTGTCCTTGTGAACGGAGTTATTATCCTCCTCTTCTTTGTAGCTGAAGTGGCACTGATTGGGGATTATCTTCGTATCTTGACCTTTCTTTAA
- a CDS encoding DUF4299 family protein, protein MTKTFFIPNKQSILGEQEILTAKSILALLDGLESHSYDAVYLRQPLSRLEYIECAIVGQSQFLFKVSYADDHKAYRIDLPDLLTKTDWQIIKAFLEALLAYTGTEIEGLDGFDFEAYFQASIQAHLADTAARFTICQGIFNPVFFSHEDLKSFLEEDGLVQFEARVRAVQETDAYFARVSFYQDGEGKVHGVYHLAQGVKTVLPIEPFVPASYIEQLLDKEVQWEIDLVQITGDGSKPEDYEAIARLNYAKFLESLPSASYHQLDANQLEVQPILGQDFKTLAQEK, encoded by the coding sequence ATGACGAAAACATTTTTTATTCCAAATAAACAGAGCATTTTAGGAGAACAAGAGATTTTGACTGCCAAGTCGATCTTGGCCTTGCTAGATGGTTTGGAGTCACATAGCTATGATGCAGTCTATCTCCGTCAACCTCTTAGCCGTCTTGAGTATATCGAGTGTGCGATAGTGGGACAATCACAATTTCTCTTTAAAGTTAGCTATGCTGATGATCACAAGGCTTACCGTATTGATCTTCCTGACCTACTAACGAAGACAGACTGGCAGATTATCAAAGCATTTTTAGAAGCCCTACTTGCTTATACAGGAACTGAGATTGAAGGACTAGATGGTTTTGATTTTGAAGCTTATTTCCAAGCAAGTATTCAAGCCCATCTAGCAGACACTGCAGCTCGTTTTACGATTTGCCAAGGAATTTTTAATCCTGTTTTCTTTAGCCATGAGGATTTGAAAAGCTTTTTAGAGGAAGACGGCTTGGTACAGTTTGAAGCGCGTGTGCGTGCGGTTCAAGAGACGGATGCCTACTTTGCAAGAGTTTCCTTCTATCAGGATGGAGAAGGAAAAGTGCATGGCGTTTACCATCTGGCTCAAGGCGTCAAGACTGTTTTGCCGATAGAACCATTTGTTCCTGCTTCCTATATTGAGCAATTGCTGGATAAGGAAGTTCAGTGGGAGATTGACTTGGTTCAAATTACAGGAGACGGCTCTAAACCAGAAGACTATGAAGCCATTGCCCGCTTGAACTATGCAAAATTCCTAGAGTCACTACCATCAGCATCTTACCACCAACTAGATGCCAATCAATTAGAAGTGCAACCCATCCTAGGACAAGATTTTAAAACATTAGCACAAGAAAAGTAA
- a CDS encoding rhodanese-related sulfurtransferase, producing the protein MAKDIRVLLYYLYTPIENAEQFAADHLAFCKSIGLKGRILVADEGINGTVSGDYETTQKYMDYVHSLPGMEDLWFKIDEESEQAFKKMFVRYKKEIVHLGLEDNDFDNDINPLETTGAYLSPKEFKEALLDEDTVVLDTRNDYEYDLGHFRGAIRPDIRNFRELPQWVRDNKEKFMDKRVVVYCTGGVRCEKFSGWMVREGYKDVGQLHGGIATYGKDPEVQGELWDGKMYVFDERIAVDVNHVNPTIVGKDWFDGTPCERYVNCGNPFCNRRILTSEENEDKYLRGCSHECRVHPRNRYVSENELTQAEVVERLAAIGESLDQAATV; encoded by the coding sequence ATGGCAAAAGATATTCGTGTCTTACTTTACTACCTTTATACTCCAATTGAAAATGCAGAGCAATTTGCTGCAGATCACTTGGCTTTCTGTAAATCAATCGGCCTTAAAGGCCGTATCCTAGTCGCTGACGAGGGAATTAACGGAACAGTTTCAGGTGACTACGAAACAACTCAAAAATACATGGACTACGTTCACAGCCTCCCAGGCATGGAAGACCTCTGGTTTAAGATTGACGAAGAAAGTGAACAAGCCTTCAAGAAGATGTTCGTTCGCTACAAAAAAGAAATTGTCCACCTTGGTTTGGAAGACAACGACTTTGACAACGACATCAACCCACTTGAAACAACAGGTGCCTACTTGTCTCCAAAAGAGTTCAAAGAAGCCCTTCTTGACGAAGATACAGTTGTCCTTGACACACGTAACGATTATGAGTACGACCTAGGACACTTCCGTGGGGCTATTCGCCCAGATATCCGCAACTTCCGTGAGTTGCCACAATGGGTCCGTGATAACAAGGAAAAATTCATGGACAAGCGTGTCGTGGTTTACTGTACAGGTGGGGTTCGCTGTGAGAAATTCTCAGGCTGGATGGTCCGTGAAGGCTACAAAGATGTCGGCCAATTGCACGGAGGAATCGCAACTTACGGTAAAGACCCAGAAGTCCAAGGTGAGCTTTGGGATGGGAAAATGTACGTCTTTGACGAGCGTATCGCAGTCGATGTCAACCATGTCAACCCAACCATCGTAGGGAAAGACTGGTTTGATGGAACACCATGTGAACGTTATGTAAACTGTGGAAATCCATTCTGTAACCGTCGTATCTTGACATCAGAAGAAAATGAAGACAAGTACCTTCGTGGATGCTCACACGAGTGCCGTGTTCACCCACGTAACCGCTATGTTTCAGAAAATGAATTGACACAAGCTGAAGTTGTCGAGCGCCTAGCCGCTATCGGTGAAAGCTTGGATCAAGCAGCTACTGTATAA
- a CDS encoding bacteriocin immunity protein encodes MTPLKWFAGGSERRCEAMTIIDHLLEGISNTPQLAPLKNLLVSYKRRLEDDGTSTPFILSQMNVDISRVLIDNKLMLSESQSEQIKKLRELSAIRYGY; translated from the coding sequence ATGACACCATTAAAATGGTTTGCTGGAGGAAGCGAAAGACGTTGTGAAGCGATGACTATCATAGATCACCTACTGGAAGGTATAAGCAATACGCCTCAACTTGCTCCTTTGAAAAATCTGTTAGTGAGTTATAAAAGACGATTAGAGGACGATGGGACCTCTACTCCATTTATTTTGAGTCAAATGAATGTTGACATCTCACGTGTGTTGATTGACAATAAGCTGATGTTATCAGAAAGTCAATCCGAGCAGATCAAAAAATTGAGAGAATTATCTGCTATTCGCTATGGTTACTGA
- a CDS encoding CPBP family intramembrane glutamic endopeptidase, whose product MKKYQLVFKISAVFSYLFFVFGLSQLTLIVQNYWQFSSQIGNFVWIQNLLSLLFSGVMIWILVKTGHGYLFHIPRKKWLWYSILTVLVVVLQISFNVQTAKHVQSTAEGWAVLIGYSGTNFAELGIYITLFFLTPLMEELIYRGLLQHAFFKHSRFGLDLLLPSILFALPHFLSLPSLLDIFVFATSGIIFASLTRYTKSIYPSYAVHVINNIFATLPFLLTFLHRVFG is encoded by the coding sequence ATGAAAAAGTATCAGCTTGTCTTCAAAATAAGTGCAGTTTTCTCTTACTTATTTTTCGTATTTGGTCTTTCTCAGCTGACGCTTATTGTTCAAAATTATTGGCAATTTTCTTCCCAGATTGGCAATTTCGTCTGGATTCAAAATCTCTTGAGTTTGCTATTTAGCGGAGTCATGATTTGGATTCTGGTTAAGACAGGTCATGGTTATCTCTTTCACATTCCAAGAAAAAAATGGCTTTGGTATTCGATTTTGACAGTATTAGTGGTAGTGCTCCAGATCTCTTTTAACGTTCAGACAGCTAAACATGTTCAGTCAACTGCTGAAGGTTGGGCCGTATTGATCGGTTATAGTGGGACCAACTTTGCTGAGCTAGGTATCTATATAACTTTGTTCTTTCTGACTCCACTTATGGAAGAGTTGATTTATAGGGGATTACTTCAACACGCCTTCTTTAAGCATTCGCGATTTGGCCTTGATTTGCTTCTTCCTTCCATTTTGTTTGCTCTTCCTCATTTTTTGAGTCTGCCTAGTCTGTTAGATATCTTCGTCTTTGCAACATCTGGCATCATCTTTGCTAGTTTGACCCGCTATACCAAGAGCATTTATCCATCCTATGCGGTGCATGTGATTAATAATATTTTCGCAACATTACCATTTTTGCTGACTTTTTTACACAGGGTATTTGGGTGA